The following is a genomic window from Paenibacillus sp. FSL R5-0766.
TATTCGCAGATCCGCTGGATCGGGACAAAGTATGATGAAGAACAGCTCATGGCTGTTCAGTTGCAAGAGGAGCATATGGAGACGATCTATGCGGCCTGGCTGCGGCACAAGCAGACGAGAACGATTGGCTTTTGCTCATCGATCCGGCAGGCGGACTATTTGGCTGCGTATTTTCGCAGTCAGGGGGTGAAGGTGCTCAGTCTGCATTCGCGCACATCGGAGATGTCGCGAGAGGAAGCCATTCGGCGGCTTGATGCGGGTGAACTGGAGGTTGTGTTGACGGTGGATCTGTTCAATGAAGGAACGGATATACCGCGTGTAGACACGCTTCTCTTTGTGCGTCCAACGGAGTCACTCACCGTGTTCACCCAGCAGGTAGGGCGTGGTCTAAGGTTAGCGGAGGGCAAATTTCATTGTGTTATCATCGATCTGATCGGGAATTACCGCAATGCGGATGTGAAACTGAGTCTGCTGGATGTGCGCGGGGAGCTGGAGGGAACCGCGAAAGATCGGGATTCGGCTGTGCCGGAAGTTCCAGACAACTGCGGGATTCATCTGGAGACCCGAGTGGTGAATCTGCTTCAGGAGCTAAGCCGCAAACGGCTGCCACGGCGAGAGAAGCTGCATCAGGATTTTCTAAGTGTGAAGCGAGAGCTGGGGCGTATTCCGAACTATCTGGAGCTGCATCTGATGGGACGTTCGAAGAGCATCGGGTACCGGAACGAATTTGGCTCCTATGTTGGATTTCTCTATTGGGCGGAGCTGCTGTCCCCGACTGAGGGAGAGGTGTACGTCCGCCATGAGGCGTGGCTGCGTGATGTGGAGAAGACACTCATGAACAAAAGCTACAAAATGATCGTGCTGCTGTACATGCTGGAGCGAGGCGAAGCGCACTGGATGGACCCGATCACACCGGGGGAGATGGCAAGGTTTTTCCATACGTACCTGACGGAGAAGGAGTACCGGAAACGGAAGGACTTTTCGGACAAAGGCAAACTTGCGCTATGGGAATGGAATGATAAGACGGCAACACGGGTTGAGAAACTGATTATCGACATGCCGATGTCTATGTGGAGTGGGGCGAAGGACAGCATGACACGATTCGAGGATGGCCTGTTCTCGCTGAATGTGCAGGTGCAGGATGCGGAGGAAAAGGCGTTGCTGCATCGCTGGACGAAGGAGATTTGTTTGTATCGGTTGCATGCTTATTTTGAGCGGGGGAAAGGTAAGTAGAGAAGAAGCTCTTATACAGTCAGTCAAATTGAAATTTTATTTGGCAAATAAAAATTTACCAAGAAGAAAAAACAAAAAGCGTACCAGTGGAATAGCGGTACGCTTTTTGCTTACTTGAAATTAACTTTTTGTAGTTCGCTTATATTATTCGAATAGGGAACTGTCTAATAATTGTAGAGAGATAGCGAACAACAAATATATCAATATAAAAAGATAAGATATTATTAATTTTAAAAGAGGGTTTTGTTATAATTTATTGAGTAATATATGGAAGTTGTATCGTCATAAGGAGGTGAACTATTTAGACCTATTTTTTATTAAAAAGTAGATTGTGCCAGAAACTAGTCCAGCTAAGATAAGAAGGCTAACAACGAGAATAAGTATATTATTCCACACAATGTGCATTGTCGAAACCCCTTTCATAATAATTTTTAAGAGGTCAATACAAAATATACTAGATAAGTATGAAGTGAACGAACCATTTTCTGACGAAGATACACAATATTTAAAAGAAAACTCAGCTTTAAACAATAATATAACATATATTCAAAATAAAGGGGACGTATCAGTCTTTTCTGTCTCAAAGAAATTTTTCACAGGTAACAATAAAACATTAGCTTTAACTGGTTATGTAGAATACGATAACGGATTCGGTAAAAATAGTTGGAATTTCTATATGGACGATGGGACACAGCTGGCATAAAAAGAAACATCCGAGCAGAAGTTAAAATTGATTGTGTAGGTATTGTAAATTTTGAAACTGGAGCAATAGGTAAAATCTATAACAATACAGTAAGCCAGACATCGTCTGGCAAAGTGGATTTCCTTACCTTAAATAAGTCTGATTCATTCACAGGCCTACCTATGTTTGTTTATTATTATCCAAAGGCTACATTTGACGGAGTTGATTTAGCCGGTGAGTTCAGATAAAAACATTTCTAGAAATTAAAATATCCATCATCAAACCCATGGCTAAGGTGCTCTAGCCATGGGTTTATTAGATTGATCATTTACATAATGGGCGTTTAATTGATATTACCATTGTTCCGTGTTTTTTCAGTGCGTTCTTTCGGAGGTTACCTAACATCTTTCACAGCTGAAATGACCCCAACCTCCACATTGACCATAATCGCTTGATACAAAAACCTCAAAAATCCCTCATTGCCAAACTGATCAAAATAACCCGCATAGCGACGATCTGTCGTATAGGCTTCTGCAATACACCTCAGAATCTCAGCATCACAGCTCATAAACTGCTCCAGACAACTCTTCCATTCACGCACTAACGATTGCACCTCACCAGAAGCAGGGGACAGATCCTGATGTTTCGCCAACTCCCGAAATACCTGCTCCATGTTGACCGAGAACTGCTGGTAGGCTTGTTCTTGCTCTTCCGCAGACAGCTGGCTCACATTCGCTTCGAATTCCTGGTATTTCTCGGTATCTCCGTAGATGAACTTCGCCTCGGATTCATATTGTTCTTGAATGGACAGAATGGGAGAATCGTCAAACAGATTAAGATGAGAGATATCCGTTCCATCCACATACTCGTCCAACTGGTCGATGATGGTTTCGAGCTTTTGTTTGCGTTGAACCAGTGTACTGCGATGCTCTCTTAGGATATCTTTTTGTTCGTCTTTGGAAAGCTGCATCATGGCTGCAATGTCTTTCAGTGAGAAATTCATTTCTTTGAGCAACAGAATCATTTGCAGATTCCCGAGTGCCTCTTGATCATAATACCGATAGCCATTGTCCTCGACTTTGCTCGGTTTTAATAGATCCGTTTTATCGTAATAATGTAATGCGCGTTTGGTGATGCCTGTAATCTGAATGATGTCTTTAACGGTGAAATAGGGTGTCTTCATTCCAAAATTCCTTTGTTTCAGCAAGGATGACACTTGCCGGAGTGATGGTTGCTTCGGTAATCGGTGTACCTGTTTTGTTCAGATAATATTGAATTAAGTGATAACCGCAGGCATAACCAGCCGCATAGGGCATACCTACGGGCGTGAAATTTTGCAATAGGGCAAGTTCATCGCCGTATAGATACGGATTGATCTGGTCAAAACCGGTGACATGCAGCTTGTCTTTCATCTTCGGTTTGATTACTTTATTCAAAGTCTCCATATCCGTTTTGGCTACCCAGGGGCCTAGCAAATCTTCTCCATACAGGGATGTCGCAAAGCTCTCTGCCAACCCCTCGCTAACAACCATCTCGCCAAGCGTAATCTGTGGATTCCACTGGATATATTGATACCTTATGTTGTGATTGCATTCATGGGCTAACACGGATTGCATACGAGGTAGAGTATACCTATTGGGGATCAGGTTCGCAATAATATAACCCGGGATTCCACCATCTCCGCTGATGCCTTCGTTCATGGTCAATGATGGACTGTTTTTATCGCCTAATAAAATCGTATATAGATATTCGGAGACCGATAGCTCAATCCCGTGATCTGTAAAGGTAGATAGACTCCTACGGACAGCTTCATGACACTGTTGCCAAAATGCCTCAGACGAAATCGCTGCTAACGATTTGTTAATCTCAGGTGTGATATCTGCGGGAGCGATATTCATAAAATTATTCATCATAATCACGTCGAAGCCGTGAGGCTCTTGAGATCGAAACGGGATCTGTTGAATGTTCCATTTGTTCATGAATGGACTCATCATAAGCTCGCGGTATAACTCCAATTTCTCATCAGGTGCAGCCTGGATGATCTCCTCATAGATTTGATCTGAACGTAACGCGGTAATTTTCATCCTTAATCTCTCCTTCATGTAAGCTTGAGATCATTATCAAGTATGACCTAACGTTACAGTCAAGCGTTGATGTTACGCTGCTGGCTCTCTGAATGATTCTTCATCTTCAGTGCGAATATCAGAGCAGACAGGATATAGATCAGGCTTAACAAGAGGTAAGGGAGTTGCAGCGAGAATATGCGGTCAAAAGTCGTCTCACTAACCCGCACCAATAATCCGCCGAGAAGCGTACCAATGGCACTGATGCCAAAGGATAAAAAGCGAAACACACTTCCGACCCTACCAAGTAGCTCATTAGGAACGGAACGTTGCAGGATGGAGGAACGGGTAACATTGTACACAATAATGAAAAATGCAGCACAGAAGTACAGGCCGCCTACCATATACGCATTTGTAGTTAGGCCCACCACACCGTAGATCATTCCCATGCACAGAATGGAGGAGATAATTAATTGTTTTGTACTCCATTTCTTACGCATATATGCAACAGCCTGGCTCCCTACAATGCTGCCGATGGTTGCAATGGAGATGAGAATACCAAATGCAAAAGCATCCAACTGAAGCACATCTCGTACAAAAAAGATCTGAGTAGCCAGGATAATCGAATACATCAGCGTAATGGTGACAGATAGAATAGCTAATCCGCGGAGAAAACGATCATGATAGACATATCGAATACCGGACCACATCTCACGTTTCCAATTCTTCATTGGGCGAACTTCCTTCTTGGATGTTTCCGTATCCCCTGGATAGAAGTTTCCCTTCAAACTGATTAAAAAAAACAGAGCAATAACAGCCGTTACGGCGTCTATGGCAAAAGGAAAAACAATATGCAGGGTGATAATGAACCCTCCCAGAGCAACGCCCAGAATGTCACTGGTAATTAACTGTCCGGCGGTGAACTGCCCATTCGCTTTTTCTAATTTACTCTCATCTACAAGTTGAGGGATGATCGTCTGCACCGTACTGTCGAATACGACTCGGCTAAGGCCAATACCAAACATGAATAAAGCGAGAATCGGAATACTCACCCATCCTCCCCAGATACATAACGTCTGAGCAAGCAGAAGCATCATTCGCGTAAAGCCTGCCCCAATCAGCATATGTTTGCGTGAGTATCGGTCGATGAGAACACCCACGGGCAGACTGAATAGCAGCCAGGGTAAACGAAGTGCCGTCATGGTGATGGAGGCATACAGCGTATCGCTCGTAAGTGTTGATATGAGCCAAGGAACCGCAGCAAGTGTAAGTCCATCACCCAAAAATGTAAGCGAAAATGCACCAAATAACTTGGTATAGTTCGATTTAATCTTCATAGTTTCCTCCACGAATAAGATGTAAAGCATAGCAACATTGAGGTTGGAAAATAATGTGTTTTTACTCTATACAAATTTAAGTTATTGTAAAATGGTTTTCAATCCTGTTTTTACAACAAATAACTTCACAAAACGCTTACAAACTTTCAATTCTACCCTACCTTTTCCGCTACGAAGCTGAGATAATGGGAGAGGAATAAGGTATGAAACAGATGCGACAACCATGTTCACCAACAGTCTAAAAATAAAAGCTGCATATCCATAGGAGGATTATGAATGACAACACAACCATTGAATCTGATCCAATCCACGGAGGGCCAAGCATTGCTTGCCCAAATGTATGGACAATCACAAGTAGGGGAACAGACTGCACGTTACACGAAGCTGAACGCAACGTTCGAAGAGTACTTTGGCACGCAAGAGGGAAGCAAGTTGTTCAGCGCGGCAGGACGCAGCGAGATTGGCGGCAATCACACGGATCATAACCATGGTAAAGTGCTGGCGGGCAGCATTACACTGGATACACTTGCCGTGGCTGCACCAACTGCGGAGTCGGTTATTACTTTTTATTCGGAAGGCTACGACAAGAAATATGTAATCGATCTCACAGATCTCACGCCAAATACGGAAGACGATGGCACAACAGCATTGATTCGCGGTATGGCTGCGGGATTTGGAGAATTTGGATATAAAATAGGCGGCTTCCAAGCGTACCTCTCAAGTAATGTGTTCTCGGCATCAGGAGTTAGTTCCTCGGCGTCATTCGAGATGCTGATCTGTACGATTTTGAATCATTTCTATAATGACGGTGGACTGGATGTTGTGACCATGGCCAAAATCGGCCAGTATGCGGAGAATCACTATTGGAACAAACCTTCCGGTCTGCTGGATCAGATGGCTTGTGCGTATGGCGGACTGATTGCCATTGATTTTGAAAATCCTGCACAGCCTGTCATTGAGCCTGTTCAGTGGGATTTCCAACAGAATGGTTATTCATTGGTCATTGTAAATACGGGCGGTAACCACGCCGATCTGACGGAAGATTACGCTGCTGTGCCATATGAGATGAGAGCGGTTGCTCAGGCGCTGGGCAGTGAGTATGTTCGGGAAATTACAGCTGACGCAATCTATGCCAACCTCAAGAAGGTTCGTGAAGCGGCTGGGGATCGTGCCGTGCTGCGTGCGCTTCATTTCCTGGAAGAAAACAATCGTGTCGATGGTCAGGTTCAGGCGTTGCGGGATGGACGTTTTGCTGATTTCCTGAAGCTGATTACAGCGTCCGGTAACTCGTCATGGAAGTGGTTGCAGAATGTATATCAGAGTGGCGCTGTGAAGGAGCAGGAGATTGGCATCGCGTTGGCACTGACCGAGAATTATCTGCAAAACCTGGGTGATGGCGCTTGTCGTATTCATGGTGGTGGATTCGCAGGGGTTATTCTGACGATCCTTCCGAACGAAAAAGTAGAAGAGTATATGTCCTGGATGCACGACATGCTGGAAACGCCGATTATTGTTGTTAATGTGCGTGCACAGGGTGCGGTATGTCTGAATGCATTGGTGGTTAGCGTGAACGAATAGGAGCGTAGCCAAAAAATCTACGTGTACTCAAAAAGCGGTGATCTTCCCGGACTAAAGTCAAGGTAGATCACCGCTTTTTGTCATACCCAACCAAGGATTAATGCAAGAACTGACTCATTTCTTGTAAAACGTCCTCTACCATCGGTAGCTGGTCCGCAGTGTACACTTCAATGTCGATGGAGGTAAGCAAGGGCAACAGGGCTTGTGCCAATTCAGGTCGTGACAAGATCAGTCGGGAAGGCCTATATTCGCGCTGCAACAGAAGATCAATCAATACTTCTGCACATTGCTGCATACTGCGTTTTTGTTCTGCGACGGCAGAGTGGATAATCATGCCGGAGGCTGGCTCAGTGACGATGATAATCTGTGGGAAATAGGGGCGTTCCTTATCACCAATCGCTGTAGGCAGATAGGATAATCCGAATTCCCAGAATGATTCTGATGGGCAAGGCAGCTTGCGCAGACGCGCTTGTTGA
Proteins encoded in this region:
- a CDS encoding DEAD/DEAH box helicase family protein, which encodes MSTKLNVKLITDNLADELISRMQHASGIYIMTSFIMQSGVKLLAPHLKRAAERGAEVRMLAGDYLYITQPEGLRALCEVDPRIEARLWRSMGTSFHPKAYLFDHDNGEGLLIVGSSNFSFTALKTGYEWNLAMNAEAEPYTFQMALDKFMQSFYHETTLPVNPDSIELYEEEYRKYHQKNPEMIQRITEMEEAEFGTGLPEDKEEEFAELSLVPIQPRYAQLDALEALHGTMEEQYDKAMVVMATGLGKTYLAGFFAQRFQRVLFVAHREEILFQAKRSFQRIMPERSHGIYNGHYKDGAADCVYASIFTLSMQKHRDGFAMDAFDLIVVDEFHHAAAKTYMLVIEHFQPKFLLGITATPDRLDGKDVYALCDGNVAYQMHFIEAIRRGWLAPFQYYGVFDDTDYSQIRWIGTKYDEEQLMAVQLQEEHMETIYAAWLRHKQTRTIGFCSSIRQADYLAAYFRSQGVKVLSLHSRTSEMSREEAIRRLDAGELEVVLTVDLFNEGTDIPRVDTLLFVRPTESLTVFTQQVGRGLRLAEGKFHCVIIDLIGNYRNADVKLSLLDVRGELEGTAKDRDSAVPEVPDNCGIHLETRVVNLLQELSRKRLPRREKLHQDFLSVKRELGRIPNYLELHLMGRSKSIGYRNEFGSYVGFLYWAELLSPTEGEVYVRHEAWLRDVEKTLMNKSYKMIVLLYMLERGEAHWMDPITPGEMARFFHTYLTEKEYRKRKDFSDKGKLALWEWNDKTATRVEKLIIDMPMSMWSGAKDSMTRFEDGLFSLNVQVQDAEEKALLHRWTKEICLYRLHAYFERGKGK
- a CDS encoding MerR family transcriptional regulator, producing the protein MKTPYFTVKDIIQITGITKRALHYYDKTDLLKPSKVEDNGYRYYDQEALGNLQMILLLKEMNFSLKDIAAMMQLSKDEQKDILREHRSTLVQRKQKLETIIDQLDEYVDGTDISHLNLFDDSPILSIQEQYESEAKFIYGDTEKYQEFEANVSQLSAEEQEQAYQQFSVNMEQVFRELAKHQDLSPASGEVQSLVREWKSCLEQFMSCDAEILRCIAEAYTTDRRYAGYFDQFGNEGFLRFLYQAIMVNVEVGVISAVKDVR
- a CDS encoding MFS transporter, producing MKIKSNYTKLFGAFSLTFLGDGLTLAAVPWLISTLTSDTLYASITMTALRLPWLLFSLPVGVLIDRYSRKHMLIGAGFTRMMLLLAQTLCIWGGWVSIPILALFMFGIGLSRVVFDSTVQTIIPQLVDESKLEKANGQFTAGQLITSDILGVALGGFIITLHIVFPFAIDAVTAVIALFFLISLKGNFYPGDTETSKKEVRPMKNWKREMWSGIRYVYHDRFLRGLAILSVTITLMYSIILATQIFFVRDVLQLDAFAFGILISIATIGSIVGSQAVAYMRKKWSTKQLIISSILCMGMIYGVVGLTTNAYMVGGLYFCAAFFIIVYNVTRSSILQRSVPNELLGRVGSVFRFLSFGISAIGTLLGGLLVRVSETTFDRIFSLQLPYLLLSLIYILSALIFALKMKNHSESQQRNINA
- a CDS encoding galactokinase family protein — translated: MTTQPLNLIQSTEGQALLAQMYGQSQVGEQTARYTKLNATFEEYFGTQEGSKLFSAAGRSEIGGNHTDHNHGKVLAGSITLDTLAVAAPTAESVITFYSEGYDKKYVIDLTDLTPNTEDDGTTALIRGMAAGFGEFGYKIGGFQAYLSSNVFSASGVSSSASFEMLICTILNHFYNDGGLDVVTMAKIGQYAENHYWNKPSGLLDQMACAYGGLIAIDFENPAQPVIEPVQWDFQQNGYSLVIVNTGGNHADLTEDYAAVPYEMRAVAQALGSEYVREITADAIYANLKKVREAAGDRAVLRALHFLEENNRVDGQVQALRDGRFADFLKLITASGNSSWKWLQNVYQSGAVKEQEIGIALALTENYLQNLGDGACRIHGGGFAGVILTILPNEKVEEYMSWMHDMLETPIIVVNVRAQGAVCLNALVVSVNE
- a CDS encoding DUF2268 domain-containing protein, with protein sequence MKITALRSDQIYEEIIQAAPDEKLELYRELMMSPFMNKWNIQQIPFRSQEPHGFDVIMMNNFMNIAPADITPEINKSLAAISSEAFWQQCHEAVRRSLSTFTDHGIELSVSEYLYTILLGDKNSPSLTMNEGISGDGGIPGYIIANLIPNRYTLPRMQSVLAHECNHNIRYQYIQWNPQITLGEMVVSEGLAESFATSLYGEDLLGPWVAKTDMETLNKVIKPKMKDKLHVTGFDQINPYLYGDELALLQNFTPVGMPYAAGYACGYHLIQYYLNKTGTPITEATITPASVILAETKEFWNEDTLFHR